A genome region from Gloeocapsa sp. PCC 73106 includes the following:
- a CDS encoding DUF309 domain-containing protein — translation MIELELQRAVTQFNQREFYDCHDTLEALWIEAIEQDRAFYQGILQIAVACYHLGNQNWRGAVILLGEGNRKLQDYQPSYYNLNVTSLRSQSLYLLKQLQQIEPESIGELLVYLNNTDQDSWPKITLLES, via the coding sequence GAGTTAGAATTACAGCGCGCTGTAACACAATTTAATCAGCGTGAGTTTTATGACTGTCATGATACTCTAGAGGCTCTCTGGATTGAGGCTATAGAGCAAGATCGTGCTTTTTATCAAGGTATCTTGCAAATAGCCGTGGCTTGCTATCATCTGGGTAACCAAAATTGGCGCGGCGCGGTAATTCTCCTAGGGGAAGGTAACAGAAAGCTCCAAGATTATCAACCTAGCTATTATAATCTTAATGTAACTAGTCTTCGCTCTCAAAGTCTGTACTTATTAAAACAGCTACAGCAAATAGAACCTGAATCTATTGGCGAATTACTGGTATACCTAAATAACACTGACCAAGATAGTTGGCCTAAAATAACTCTCTTAGAATCCTAA
- a CDS encoding LptA/OstA family protein, with amino-acid sequence MSIFSRFFRFICVWGAIASIHPHLPVIAQAPDLNNTITVRSDVQEANSETGVITARGNVKIYYPAQQMQATAAQAQYFSQEKRLVLTGNVYVLQDGNSMRAETMTYLIDQGHFIATPKGDQQVESIYIVSDPQTAETNIIFDENPNE; translated from the coding sequence ATGTCTATCTTCTCTCGCTTCTTCCGGTTTATTTGTGTCTGGGGAGCGATCGCCAGTATTCATCCCCACCTACCAGTAATAGCACAAGCCCCTGATTTAAATAATACCATCACCGTTCGCTCTGATGTACAAGAAGCTAACTCAGAAACAGGAGTAATTACCGCTCGGGGTAACGTTAAAATCTATTATCCCGCTCAACAAATGCAAGCAACCGCAGCTCAAGCTCAATACTTTAGCCAGGAAAAACGTTTAGTACTTACCGGTAATGTTTATGTACTACAAGACGGAAACAGTATGAGGGCCGAAACCATGACCTATTTAATTGACCAAGGTCACTTTATCGCTACGCCGAAAGGCGATCAACAGGTAGAATCTATCTATATCGTCTCAGATCCTCAAACTGCAGAGACAAACATTATCTTTGACGAAAATCCCAATGAGTGA
- the lptB gene encoding LPS export ABC transporter ATP-binding protein, with translation MSIILENIHKYYGKRCVVNRVNLTVSPGEIVGLLGPNGAGKTTTFYIATGLIKPNEGNVWLGDINITTMPINQRALLGIGYLPQQPSIFRHLNVRDNIRLVLEQAKIPSHQRDYRLQELMREFRLEKFSHVLGSQVSGGERRRTELARSLAVSLSGPKFLLLDEPFAGVDPIAVSEIQEIIAQLKKSSMGILITDHNVRETLAITDRSYIMRDGQILASGTSEELYTNTLVRQYYLGDKFQL, from the coding sequence GTGTCTATTATTTTAGAAAATATCCATAAATACTATGGTAAACGTTGTGTCGTCAACCGCGTCAACTTAACCGTATCTCCCGGTGAAATCGTCGGTTTACTTGGTCCCAATGGCGCAGGAAAAACCACAACTTTTTATATCGCTACCGGTTTAATCAAACCTAATGAAGGAAACGTCTGGCTAGGAGATATTAATATCACCACTATGCCAATTAATCAAAGGGCTCTTTTAGGTATTGGTTATTTACCTCAACAACCAAGCATCTTTCGTCATCTTAACGTTAGAGACAACATACGCCTGGTACTAGAACAAGCTAAAATTCCTTCTCACCAAAGAGATTACCGTCTTCAGGAATTGATGCGAGAATTTCGCCTAGAAAAGTTCTCCCACGTCTTAGGATCTCAAGTCTCAGGTGGAGAGAGACGTAGAACCGAGTTAGCCCGTTCTTTAGCCGTCAGTCTCAGTGGTCCCAAATTTTTACTTCTAGATGAACCCTTCGCCGGTGTAGATCCCATCGCTGTCTCAGAAATTCAAGAAATCATCGCTCAACTTAAAAAAAGCTCCATGGGTATCCTCATCACCGATCACAATGTCAGAGAAACCTTAGCTATTACTGATCGCTCCTACATCATGCGTGATGGTCAAATCCTCGCTTCAGGAACCTCGGAAGAACTATATACTAACACTTTGGTCAGACAATATTACCTAGGTGACAAGTTCCAACTCTAA
- a CDS encoding LptF/LptG family permease: protein MNIAKNTPLTPFPQFLSLMDRYLILELITPFLFGMGLFTSLGLSIGILFDLVRKITESGLMIGVAFQVLILKMPEFIVLAFPMSMLLATLMAYSRLSGDSELIALRSIGISIYRLIIPTLILSLLVTSITFMFNNFIAPMANYQAAITLEKALSKEKPDFKENNIIYPEYKKIQRPDGTKETVLNRLFYAEQFDGRKMQGLTILDRSQEGVNQILTARSADWNIIENVWDFFDGTIYIIDTDGSYRNIVRFEHQKLAIPRAPLDLAKRGRDYGEMNIVQAQEYLQILRLSGDDQKVRKLKVRLHEKIALPFVCIVFGIIGAVIGLQPSHTNRATSFGICVVLIFAYYLLSFFSSSLGIWGILSPFMSAWLPNFFGLASGIYLLVKSAR from the coding sequence ATGAATATAGCTAAAAATACACCCCTCACACCGTTTCCCCAATTCCTATCCCTAATGGATCGCTATTTGATCTTAGAGTTAATTACACCCTTTCTCTTTGGTATGGGTTTATTTACCTCTTTGGGTTTGTCTATTGGTATACTCTTCGACTTAGTGCGTAAAATTACTGAATCGGGACTGATGATTGGTGTGGCTTTCCAGGTGCTGATTCTCAAAATGCCAGAATTTATCGTTCTCGCTTTTCCCATGTCCATGCTACTCGCTACTCTTATGGCTTATAGTCGCTTGTCTGGCGATAGCGAGTTAATAGCTTTGCGCAGTATTGGTATTAGTATCTATCGTTTGATTATTCCTACTTTGATCCTAAGCTTACTTGTTACTAGCATAACTTTTATGTTTAATAACTTTATCGCTCCTATGGCTAACTATCAAGCGGCCATTACTTTGGAAAAAGCTCTAAGTAAAGAAAAACCAGATTTTAAAGAAAATAATATTATTTACCCCGAATACAAAAAAATTCAACGACCAGACGGTACCAAAGAAACGGTTTTAAACCGCTTATTCTACGCAGAACAATTCGATGGCCGCAAAATGCAAGGTCTCACCATCCTGGATCGTTCTCAAGAAGGAGTCAATCAAATACTCACAGCTAGGAGTGCTGACTGGAATATCATAGAAAACGTCTGGGATTTTTTTGATGGGACTATCTATATCATCGATACCGACGGTTCATATCGCAATATTGTCCGCTTTGAACACCAAAAATTAGCTATACCCAGAGCACCCCTAGATCTTGCTAAAAGAGGTCGCGATTATGGAGAAATGAATATCGTTCAAGCTCAAGAATATCTACAAATTCTTCGCTTGAGTGGAGATGATCAAAAAGTGCGTAAGCTCAAAGTACGTCTTCACGAAAAAATAGCTCTTCCCTTTGTATGTATCGTTTTTGGTATAATCGGAGCAGTGATTGGTCTGCAACCAAGTCATACCAATCGGGCGACAAGTTTTGGTATTTGCGTAGTCTTAATTTTCGCTTATTACTTACTCTCATTTTTCTCCAGTTCTTTGGGTATCTGGGGTATACTATCTCCTTTTAT